Proteins encoded by one window of Calditrichota bacterium:
- the pruA gene encoding L-glutamate gamma-semialdehyde dehydrogenase, whose protein sequence is MLPPFKNETLTDFSRPENRSAMESALTAVKSQLGRQYPVVIGGRRYDGPDYFDSINPARHTEVVGQFTKGTREMALESIETAARTFEEWKYVPPDERARYLLHAAAIMRRRKHEFAATMVLEVSKSWVEADADVAEAIDFLEFYAREMMRLGAPQLITPYPGEENELYYIPLGVCAVIPPWNFPLAILVGMTSAAIVAGNTVVLKPASTSPLIAWKFFELMEEVSLPGGVLNFLPGPGGAIGDTIVDHPKTRLIAFTGSMDIGLRIQERAAKVNPGQIWIKRTILEMGGKDFILVDETADLDAAADGIVASAFGFQGQKCSACSRAIIHESVYDDMVEKIAARTKKIKMGITEDPSNAMGAVIDRSAYEKIYSYVDLGRQEGRIVAGGGKGPETGYFIEPTVVADVMPDSRLAQEEIFGPVLSVIKCRDFDDGIAIANGTIYGLTGGLYSHSRERLERGRRELHCGNLYLNRKCTGALVGVQPFGGFNMSGTDSKAGGYDYLLLFTQAKSVTERF, encoded by the coding sequence ATGCTCCCCCCTTTCAAAAACGAAACCCTGACCGACTTCAGCCGGCCTGAAAACCGGTCGGCAATGGAGTCCGCACTCACAGCCGTAAAGTCACAACTTGGCCGTCAGTATCCCGTCGTCATCGGCGGCAGACGTTACGACGGGCCCGATTACTTCGACTCAATCAACCCGGCCCGTCATACCGAGGTAGTCGGTCAATTCACCAAAGGCACCCGCGAAATGGCTCTCGAGAGCATCGAGACCGCTGCTCGAACCTTCGAGGAGTGGAAGTATGTCCCGCCCGACGAACGCGCACGCTACCTGCTCCATGCCGCCGCCATTATGCGCCGCCGCAAGCACGAATTCGCCGCGACGATGGTCCTTGAGGTCTCGAAGTCGTGGGTCGAAGCCGATGCCGATGTCGCCGAGGCGATCGACTTTCTCGAGTTCTACGCCCGTGAAATGATGCGGCTTGGGGCGCCGCAACTGATCACCCCCTATCCCGGCGAGGAGAACGAACTCTATTACATCCCCCTCGGCGTCTGTGCGGTGATTCCCCCCTGGAACTTCCCGCTCGCGATCCTGGTCGGAATGACCTCGGCGGCTATAGTAGCCGGGAACACTGTGGTCTTGAAGCCGGCTTCGACTTCGCCGCTCATCGCCTGGAAGTTCTTCGAACTGATGGAGGAGGTAAGTCTCCCGGGGGGAGTCCTCAATTTCCTGCCCGGCCCCGGCGGAGCCATCGGCGATACTATTGTCGATCACCCCAAGACGCGGCTCATCGCCTTCACCGGCTCAATGGACATCGGGCTGCGCATCCAGGAACGCGCCGCCAAGGTCAACCCGGGGCAAATCTGGATCAAGCGCACCATTCTTGAGATGGGCGGTAAAGACTTTATCCTGGTCGATGAAACAGCCGACCTCGACGCCGCAGCGGACGGCATCGTCGCCAGCGCTTTCGGTTTCCAGGGACAGAAATGCTCGGCTTGCAGCCGCGCTATTATCCACGAATCGGTCTATGATGATATGGTGGAGAAGATCGCCGCGCGGACGAAGAAGATCAAGATGGGTATTACGGAGGACCCGTCGAATGCAATGGGCGCCGTCATCGACCGGTCGGCTTATGAGAAAATCTACTCCTACGTCGACTTGGGCCGTCAGGAAGGGCGTATCGTGGCGGGCGGAGGCAAAGGACCCGAGACCGGCTACTTCATCGAGCCGACCGTCGTAGCCGACGTCATGCCTGACTCAAGGCTGGCTCAGGAGGAGATTTTCGGGCCGGTATTGTCGGTGATCAAGTGCCGCGACTTCGATGACGGCATCGCCATCGCCAACGGCACTATCTACGGCTTGACCGGCGGGCTATATTCCCACTCGCGCGAGCGACTCGAACGCGGCCGACGCGAACTCCATTGTGGTAACCTCTACCTGAACCGCAAGTGCACCGGTGCGCTGGTTGGAGTCCAGCCCTTCGGAGGGTTCAACATGTCGGGCACGGACTCAAAGGCCGGGGGATACGATTACCTGCTGCTCTTCACGCAAGCGAAGTCGGTCACCGAGCGGTTCTAA
- a CDS encoding PLP-dependent transferase, which yields MHRCAGWSPALRRVQHVGHGLKGRGIRLPAALHASEVGHRAVLKGYDVNLSTLAVHAGALETPQFGPGTTPIYQTTTFALTDEVYAAMREGRSRDILVYSRYDNPTIRAVERKMAALEGAEDALLFSSGMGAISGLFGAYLRPGDRLVISDNLYGYTRTLVEGPVRRYGVEVVFVAGADDRQWEEALRQPARMVYCETISNPLLRLVDLRRVAGLARAAGAISAIDNTFASPVNSRPLGDGFDLVIESATKYLNGHTDVTAGFVSGSHALIKLLWEHRTAFGSNADPHAAYLLERGMKTLVLRVECQNRSAARVTDFLSEHKSVEWVTYPGHTNHPQADLARRQLTGFGGMVAFSVGSDERAINLMRSLKVIKEATSLGGVESVISMPMNTSHARMSIEDLARHGITPGTLRLSVGIEETSDLIADLEQALTA from the coding sequence GTGCACCGGTGCGCTGGTTGGAGTCCAGCCCTTCGGAGGGTTCAACATGTCGGGCACGGACTCAAAGGCCGGGGGATACGATTACCTGCTGCTCTTCACGCAAGCGAAGTCGGTCACCGAGCGGTTCTAAAAGGATATGACGTGAACCTCTCCACCCTTGCGGTCCATGCCGGAGCGCTTGAAACTCCTCAATTCGGCCCCGGCACAACGCCGATCTATCAAACGACCACCTTCGCGCTGACCGACGAAGTCTATGCCGCGATGCGTGAAGGCCGGTCGCGCGACATCCTCGTCTATTCGCGCTACGACAATCCGACCATTCGCGCTGTCGAGCGCAAAATGGCAGCACTCGAAGGCGCCGAGGATGCGCTCCTCTTCAGTTCCGGTATGGGTGCGATATCGGGTCTATTTGGAGCCTATCTGAGGCCGGGCGACCGGCTGGTCATATCGGACAACCTCTACGGATACACACGCACACTGGTCGAAGGACCAGTGCGCCGGTACGGCGTCGAGGTCGTTTTCGTCGCAGGCGCAGATGACCGGCAGTGGGAGGAAGCCCTCCGCCAACCGGCTCGGATGGTCTATTGTGAGACGATATCGAATCCCCTGCTGCGGCTGGTCGATCTACGCCGCGTCGCCGGGCTGGCCCGGGCGGCCGGCGCCATCTCCGCCATCGACAACACCTTTGCGTCGCCGGTCAACAGCCGGCCGCTCGGCGATGGTTTCGACCTCGTCATCGAAAGCGCCACCAAATATCTGAACGGCCATACTGACGTAACAGCCGGCTTCGTATCGGGCTCCCATGCCTTGATCAAACTACTTTGGGAGCACCGTACCGCCTTTGGCAGCAATGCCGACCCGCATGCCGCCTACTTGCTTGAACGCGGAATGAAGACCCTGGTCCTGCGGGTTGAATGCCAAAATCGCAGCGCCGCCCGGGTTACAGATTTCCTCTCCGAACACAAGAGCGTCGAGTGGGTTACCTATCCGGGCCATACCAATCACCCTCAAGCCGATCTGGCACGCCGTCAATTGACTGGATTCGGAGGCATGGTCGCCTTTTCGGTCGGAAGCGACGAACGCGCAATCAACTTGATGCGCTCCCTCAAGGTGATAAAGGAAGCGACCAGCCTCGGAGGGGTCGAGTCGGTCATTTCCATGCCGATGAACACTTCCCATGCCCGAATGTCTATCGAAGACCTGGCCCGTCACGGCATCACTCCCGGAACGCTGAGGCTTTCTGTCGGGATCGAAGAAACCTCCGACCTGATCGCCGACCTGGAGCAAGCTCTTACAGCCTGA